The genome window TACGTATGCTGCGGCTTGACGAGGAATGGCGGCAGCCGCAGCAGCGCCTCGCAGACGCAGTCCTTTTGCACCTCCTTCAGCCACCGGCAGCAGTCGCGGTACGCCCGGAGCTCCTCGTCGTggtgctcgtcgtcgtcgtcatcgtcatcgtcatcgtcgtcatcatcatcatggtcGTCTTCGTGGTCGTCGTCGTGGTCCGGGTCGTCGGTGTCGTGATGGTCGTCGTCGTCATGATGATCGTCGTCGTGGTCAGGGTCATCGGTGTCGTGGTGGTCGTCGTCGCCATTGTCGTCCCTCAGACGGCCACGCCTGCCACGCCCACGACCGCGCCCACGCCCGTGCCCGCCGCGGGTTCGGTTGCCGTGGTGGCCGACGGTGCGGTTCCCCACGACGCCATGGCTGTCATTGGTCGCCGCCATCAGGCCCGAGATGCTGATCGCCGCCGCGCGGTGGCCGCGACGGCCACGGTCATGGTGATCGTCGTGGTCGTCATGgtcttcgtcgtcgtcgtcatcatggtcgtcgtcgtcgtcatcgtcgtcgtcatggTGGTGATGGTCATGCTCATCCGGGGGACTCGGCGGCAGGATGGAGCAAGCCTGGCTGGCGATGGCGAACTGGCTGATGCAGAACGCCTTGGCGCCCTTCGGCTGCGCCGCGGCAGGCGCCATCAGAgaagggaggaagaggaggacggcggcggcgagcgccgCGACGTGAGGCGCCGAGGCCGCCATTCTTGGCTGGACCTGTCGTCGTATTGACCTACTGTAGTACTTAGCCGCTGTGGCCTCTCTTGCTGGCGAAGTGCCACTTCTTATATATACAAAGATGCATATTTCAAGTAGTTGGGGTCAGCCTCTGCATGGTTTGGATTAGGTGCTTTTTTGCGAAACTAGACGAGTAGGAGTGACCGGATCATGGGTGCATGGTTTGAATTAGGTGCTTCATACCGGTGGCATGCATGCAGCAAGGGCAATTTGATCGGCCATGTCCACCTTGTTTACATGCATGCAGTACATCT of Phragmites australis chromosome 3, lpPhrAust1.1, whole genome shotgun sequence contains these proteins:
- the LOC133911040 gene encoding nonsense-mediated mRNA decay protein 2-like; this translates as MAASAPHVAALAAAVLLFLPSLMAPAAAQPKGAKAFCISQFAIASQACSILPPSPPDEHDHHHHDDDDDDDDDHDDDDDEDHDDHDDHHDRGRRGHRAAAISISGLMAATNDSHGVVGNRTVGHHGNRTRGGHGRGRGRGRGRRGRLRDDNGDDDHHDTDDPDHDDDHHDDDDHHDTDDPDHDDDHEDDHDDDDDDDDDDDDDDEHHDEELRAYRDCCRWLKEVQKDCVCEALLRLPPFLVKPQHTYVVRVGRTCRIIYRCGGV